One stretch of Cohnella algarum DNA includes these proteins:
- a CDS encoding Gfo/Idh/MocA family protein has product MGSSDKIRIGLIGAGNIGNVHLQEFGKLGQECEIAAITDAYLPLAEQRAQQYGIQTVAPSPEALIERGDIDAVIVAVPNQSHAPLTIRALESGKHVLVEKPMGLHSGAAKDIVRAEKKYGKTVMVAHQMRWDWLPLQVKSQIEQGELGNIYTAKTGWYRRKGIPGWGTWFTRKDQSGGGPLIDIGVHMLDLAFFLMGEPKPVSVYGSTYAEFGPRKKGIGTWGKPDWNGIYDVEDLATAIIKMDNGASLTLEVSWAVHMNTDSSPFVHIMGSDGGAFLRGNEGMFLTEKFDRPVDVPLRAPDNDEGSRVRLSRHFLECIREGKTPWTSAETGLRTNLIIDAIYESSRTGGEVKLDWSL; this is encoded by the coding sequence CGCCGCGATTACGGACGCATATCTTCCGCTCGCGGAGCAGCGGGCGCAGCAATACGGCATTCAAACGGTCGCCCCGTCGCCGGAAGCGCTCATCGAGCGCGGCGACATCGACGCGGTGATCGTCGCCGTGCCGAACCAAAGCCATGCGCCGCTGACGATCCGGGCGCTGGAAAGCGGTAAGCACGTGCTCGTCGAAAAGCCGATGGGACTTCATTCCGGGGCGGCCAAAGACATCGTCCGCGCGGAGAAGAAATACGGCAAGACGGTCATGGTCGCGCATCAGATGAGGTGGGATTGGCTGCCGCTGCAAGTGAAATCGCAAATCGAGCAGGGCGAGCTGGGCAACATTTACACGGCCAAAACCGGCTGGTACCGCCGCAAGGGCATTCCCGGCTGGGGCACGTGGTTTACGCGGAAGGACCAGTCCGGCGGCGGGCCGCTCATCGATATCGGCGTGCATATGCTGGATCTGGCGTTTTTCCTGATGGGCGAGCCGAAGCCGGTATCGGTATACGGGTCCACCTACGCGGAATTCGGTCCGCGCAAAAAAGGGATCGGCACGTGGGGCAAGCCGGATTGGAACGGCATCTACGACGTCGAGGATCTGGCGACGGCGATCATCAAGATGGACAACGGGGCCTCGCTGACGCTGGAAGTGAGCTGGGCCGTGCACATGAACACGGACAGCAGCCCGTTCGTTCACATCATGGGCTCGGACGGCGGAGCGTTCCTGAGAGGCAACGAAGGCATGTTCCTGACGGAAAAATTCGACCGCCCGGTCGACGTGCCGCTGCGGGCCCCGGATAACGACGAAGGAAGCCGCGTGCGGTTGAGCCGCCACTTCCTCGAATGCATTCGCGAAGGGAAAACGCCGTGGACTTCCGCCGAGACGGGATTGCGGACGAATCTGATCATCGACGCGATTTACGAGTCGTCCCGTACGGGCGGGGAAGTCAAGCTGGACTGGAGCCTGTAA
- a CDS encoding class I SAM-dependent methyltransferase, giving the protein MPLPPQLYHAFVRTAWFTKKYIHNLINEHFDLRSGHPLDFGAGTGANCVICNPDSYIGIEPDVKRIEYAKKRYPDHRFIEFDSKRIAVPDRSIDTILIVAVLHHIPDNLIREYLLEFARILKPAGKIVVIEPYLCNRTRFNNRFMNWYDEGEHIRYEEDYLNLFRDAEYDFQVLKRFTKCFVYNELFFSAAPRPKPLPAEHPINV; this is encoded by the coding sequence ATGCCTCTTCCGCCGCAATTGTACCATGCGTTCGTACGAACGGCATGGTTTACGAAAAAATACATTCATAACCTTATTAACGAACATTTCGACTTACGATCAGGCCACCCTCTTGATTTCGGAGCAGGCACCGGGGCGAACTGCGTCATCTGCAATCCGGATTCGTACATCGGCATCGAGCCCGACGTCAAACGAATCGAGTACGCCAAAAAGCGGTATCCCGATCATCGTTTTATCGAATTTGATTCAAAACGGATTGCGGTCCCGGACCGTTCGATCGATACCATCCTTATTGTCGCCGTGCTTCATCATATCCCCGACAATCTGATCAGAGAATATTTGCTGGAATTTGCAAGGATATTGAAGCCTGCCGGGAAAATCGTCGTCATCGAGCCTTATTTGTGCAACCGGACCCGATTCAACAACCGATTCATGAATTGGTACGACGAGGGCGAACATATTCGCTATGAGGAAGATTATTTGAATTTGTTTCGGGACGCCGAATACGATTTCCAGGTGCTGAAAAGATTTACAAAATGCTTTGTCTATAATGAACTTTTTTTCAGTGCCGCACCGAGGCCAAAGCCGCTGCCTGCCGAGCACCCGATTAACGTTTGA
- a CDS encoding superoxide dismutase has translation MPTAEASGGYPFELANELVGWKTRESQGTLLLRERIPGLEPAFAKLLNEWQLVFERTAAAARYSLYEPTPGTPFHLSRRASSFARLEEEAKRQSAEYIRHLKVIRKNSEAFRKNPEASALAERLQAESGRYLDASEPKPAASSAPAGQIRPNGEESDDAAERPDIPQPADGLARSPEGSWSDPLAGAGTGRPVPIGGHSLPPLPYPYDALEPYIDEKTMRVHHDKHHQSYVDGLNKAELKLQEARRTGDFDLVKHWERELAFHGAGHYLHTIFWDAMSPKGGGKPTGPLAEQIERDFGGYEAFKRQFTEAADKVEGGGWAILVWSPRARRLEILTAEKHQNLSQWDVVPLLPLDVWEHAYYLKHQNDRAGYIKDWWNVVNWPYVSDRFAKARTLQWQPY, from the coding sequence ATGCCGACAGCCGAAGCTTCTGGCGGATATCCATTTGAACTGGCAAATGAATTGGTCGGTTGGAAAACCCGGGAAAGCCAGGGAACGCTCCTTCTGCGCGAACGGATCCCCGGGCTTGAACCGGCGTTCGCGAAGCTGCTGAACGAATGGCAGCTCGTGTTCGAGCGGACGGCCGCTGCCGCCCGCTATTCGCTGTACGAGCCGACGCCCGGCACCCCGTTTCATTTATCCCGGCGCGCTTCCTCATTTGCCCGTCTCGAGGAGGAGGCAAAGCGGCAATCCGCCGAATATATTCGCCACCTCAAGGTGATCCGAAAAAATAGCGAAGCCTTTCGCAAAAACCCGGAAGCCTCCGCCCTCGCGGAGCGGCTTCAGGCGGAATCCGGACGCTATTTGGACGCTTCCGAACCGAAGCCGGCCGCTTCGTCGGCGCCAGCGGGCCAAATTCGGCCGAACGGAGAGGAAAGCGACGACGCTGCGGAGCGGCCGGACATTCCGCAGCCCGCCGACGGACTGGCGAGATCCCCCGAAGGAAGCTGGTCCGATCCGCTCGCCGGCGCCGGGACCGGACGTCCGGTTCCGATCGGGGGGCATTCGCTGCCGCCGCTGCCTTATCCGTATGATGCCTTGGAGCCGTACATCGACGAGAAGACGATGCGGGTACACCACGACAAGCACCATCAAAGCTACGTGGACGGCTTGAACAAGGCGGAGCTCAAGCTGCAGGAGGCCCGGCGCACGGGCGATTTCGACCTCGTGAAGCATTGGGAACGGGAGCTGGCGTTCCACGGGGCCGGCCATTATTTGCACACGATTTTTTGGGATGCGATGTCGCCGAAAGGCGGAGGAAAGCCGACGGGACCGCTGGCCGAGCAAATCGAGCGCGATTTCGGCGGATACGAGGCTTTCAAGCGGCAGTTTACGGAAGCCGCCGACAAAGTCGAAGGCGGCGGCTGGGCGATTCTCGTCTGGAGCCCGCGCGCCCGCCGGCTCGAAATTTTGACGGCCGAAAAGCATCAAAATCTTTCGCAATGGGATGTCGTGCCGCTGCTGCCGCTGGACGTATGGGAGCATGCCTACTACCTGAAGCATCAGAACGATCGGGCGGGTTATATCAAGGATTGGTGGAACGTCGTCAACTGGCCTTATGTTTCCGATCGTTTCGCGAAGGCAAGAACGCTGCAATGGCAGCCGTATTGA
- a CDS encoding alpha/beta hydrolase, producing the protein MNTTTLSSRPLDALPLPESPAFVPEAAVSRKGKRLLLAVLVFIFASVLLVVSIFAYAAYLLTHPKVAALSLNPMSAKNLPYSDVSFPSADGASQVHGWWIPGGSERTVVLSHGFGANREEPWVPMYDIAELLNGWNYNVLMFDYGFADPVRPSAATGGIAESQQLLGALQFARSQGSAELVVWGFSMGAGTALQAALQTDLIDGMILDSTFLADEDTIYENINRYVSLPRPLTLNLVRLLFPLWSGYSVDQIPSEQAQSTDYPFPIMLVYGTADDKSPQWMTENIAAAQSHPSSELWIVPDVLHEMIFRTHTEEYVERASVFLDGISRSSGSGETVPGETFAV; encoded by the coding sequence ATGAATACGACAACGCTGAGTTCCCGCCCTCTGGACGCCCTGCCTTTGCCCGAATCCCCCGCTTTCGTCCCGGAAGCCGCGGTCTCGCGGAAAGGCAAGAGACTGCTTCTGGCCGTCCTCGTTTTCATTTTCGCGTCGGTCTTGCTGGTCGTGTCGATTTTTGCCTACGCGGCTTATCTCCTTACGCATCCGAAAGTCGCCGCCCTGTCGCTCAACCCGATGTCCGCCAAAAACCTCCCCTATTCGGACGTCTCGTTTCCGAGCGCGGACGGGGCGTCCCAGGTGCACGGCTGGTGGATTCCCGGCGGCAGCGAGCGAACCGTCGTCCTGAGCCACGGGTTCGGCGCCAATCGCGAGGAGCCTTGGGTGCCGATGTACGATATCGCCGAGCTGCTTAACGGCTGGAACTATAATGTGCTCATGTTCGACTACGGGTTCGCCGACCCCGTTCGGCCGTCCGCGGCGACCGGAGGGATAGCGGAATCGCAGCAGCTGCTCGGAGCGCTGCAGTTCGCCCGCAGCCAAGGCAGCGCGGAACTCGTCGTCTGGGGATTTTCCATGGGCGCCGGCACCGCGCTTCAAGCCGCTCTTCAAACGGACCTGATCGACGGCATGATCCTGGACAGCACGTTTTTGGCGGACGAAGACACGATTTATGAAAATATTAACCGGTACGTATCGCTTCCCCGACCCCTGACCCTGAATCTGGTTCGGCTTTTATTCCCGCTTTGGAGCGGATATTCGGTGGATCAAATCCCTTCGGAACAAGCGCAATCCACCGATTATCCGTTTCCGATCATGCTCGTGTACGGAACGGCGGACGACAAATCCCCGCAATGGATGACCGAAAATATCGCGGCGGCGCAATCCCATCCGTCCTCCGAGCTGTGGATCGTTCCGGACGTTCTTCACGAAATGATTTTTCGGACCCATACGGAGGAGTATGTCGAACGCGCTTCGGTTTTTTTAGACGGCATTAGCCGCTCTTCCGGCTCCGGCGAAACCGTCCCGGGCGAAACCTTCGCCGTCTGA
- a CDS encoding IclR family transcriptional regulator: MEDEKKTVRAVERALDVLLCFTSGSEWGLTEIAQRAGLHKSTVHRLLATLEEKGFVMRDEATDKYRLGLRILELSAHLTQSDDPAVVLLEEMKRLRDQLGETISLYVRDRRDRVRIQAVQSEQAIRRVAPVGARLPLFVGASSKVLLAFAEPEVKEALLNDPAWPASVDIPAYEKQLAEIAAAGYATSFEEREAGAAAVAAPIFNRAGKLVAALSVSGPSNRLTPDVMEERAPAIVAAARRMGSLLG, translated from the coding sequence ATGGAAGACGAGAAAAAGACCGTACGCGCCGTCGAAAGAGCTCTCGACGTTCTCCTTTGTTTTACTTCGGGGAGCGAATGGGGGTTGACGGAAATCGCGCAGCGAGCCGGGCTTCACAAGAGCACGGTCCATCGTCTGCTGGCGACGTTGGAAGAGAAGGGCTTCGTCATGCGCGACGAGGCTACCGATAAATACAGGCTGGGCTTGCGGATTTTGGAGCTGTCCGCCCATTTGACCCAGTCCGACGACCCCGCGGTCGTCCTGCTCGAGGAAATGAAACGGCTGCGGGACCAATTGGGCGAAACGATCAGCTTGTACGTGCGCGACCGGCGCGACCGCGTCCGCATCCAGGCGGTGCAGAGCGAGCAGGCGATTCGCCGGGTCGCTCCGGTCGGGGCCCGGCTGCCGCTGTTCGTAGGCGCCTCAAGCAAGGTACTGCTCGCGTTTGCCGAACCGGAAGTGAAGGAAGCGCTGCTGAACGATCCGGCATGGCCCGCGTCCGTCGATATTCCGGCGTACGAGAAGCAACTGGCCGAGATCGCCGCCGCGGGCTACGCGACAAGCTTCGAGGAGCGCGAAGCGGGGGCGGCGGCCGTCGCCGCGCCGATTTTCAACCGGGCGGGCAAGCTGGTGGCGGCGTTGTCCGTCTCCGGACCTTCGAACCGGCTTACGCCGGACGTCATGGAGGAGCGGGCGCCCGCCATCGTCGCCGCCGCAAGGCGGATGGGCTCGCTGCTCGGCTAA
- a CDS encoding PDZ domain-containing protein, with the protein MAAEQKHWLRRYRSAVIVGLVAVLFIVASNWSFPYVLYGPGSAEPVHPRVETGHELEEKGALLFTTVSTYSKPNVFSILYAWINPRMDIVTEEKATGGTVNYAAYRNLLAYMRDSSENGALMAAYDSLGRQIQIEEQGVIVRAFLPDTQAREHGLQEGDIITSADGKETLTAESLTAVLQSKKAGETVKLAGTRGDKPFEAEVPLIAMASTGKPGVGFYQETVLKVTAPDPVKFDFADTGGPSAGLMMTLEIVAQLTGDDLSRGYRVAGTGTIAADGTVGQIGGIKYKLMAADREKADYFLVPYDEKNGASNWKEAEETVKELDLDLELVKVSTLDDALAFLRDWSRKRKTVAIRLGNVVFRPLSRYEKPGTARRSFPTFRQSPVF; encoded by the coding sequence ATGGCTGCTGAACAGAAACATTGGCTCCGCCGCTACCGATCGGCCGTTATCGTCGGGCTGGTTGCCGTTCTCTTTATCGTGGCGAGCAATTGGTCGTTCCCTTACGTGCTCTATGGACCGGGCTCGGCCGAGCCCGTTCATCCCCGGGTCGAAACCGGGCACGAACTGGAGGAGAAAGGCGCATTGCTGTTTACGACCGTTTCGACGTATTCGAAACCGAACGTTTTTTCCATCTTGTACGCTTGGATCAACCCCCGAATGGACATCGTAACCGAAGAGAAGGCCACGGGAGGCACGGTCAATTACGCCGCCTATCGGAACCTGCTCGCCTATATGCGGGACAGCTCCGAAAACGGGGCGCTGATGGCGGCCTACGACTCCCTCGGCCGGCAGATTCAAATCGAAGAGCAGGGCGTCATCGTCAGGGCGTTTCTGCCGGACACGCAAGCCCGCGAGCACGGGCTTCAGGAGGGGGATATCATTACGTCCGCCGACGGCAAGGAAACGTTGACGGCCGAATCGCTAACGGCCGTGCTTCAATCCAAAAAAGCCGGGGAAACCGTCAAATTGGCCGGAACGAGAGGCGACAAGCCGTTCGAGGCCGAGGTCCCGCTCATCGCGATGGCTTCGACCGGCAAGCCCGGCGTCGGCTTTTATCAGGAAACCGTGCTGAAGGTGACCGCGCCGGACCCGGTCAAGTTCGATTTCGCGGACACCGGCGGTCCTTCGGCCGGACTTATGATGACGCTGGAAATCGTCGCCCAATTGACCGGAGACGACCTGTCCCGGGGCTACCGGGTGGCCGGCACCGGCACGATCGCTGCCGACGGCACGGTCGGGCAGATCGGAGGCATCAAATACAAGCTGATGGCCGCCGACCGGGAAAAAGCGGATTACTTCCTCGTCCCCTACGACGAGAAGAACGGCGCGAGCAACTGGAAGGAAGCCGAGGAAACGGTCAAGGAGCTCGACCTTGATCTCGAACTGGTGAAAGTCTCGACGCTGGACGACGCGCTGGCGTTTTTGCGGGACTGGAGCCGAAAGCGTAAAACGGTCGCAATCCGATTGGGAAACGTCGTTTTCCGTCCTTTATCCCGTTACGAAAAACCGGGGACTGCCCGAAGGTCTTTTCCGACCTTTCGGCAGTCCCCGGTTTTTTAG
- the acnA gene encoding aconitate hydratase AcnA yields MDLSNLPYKVQSELKVAGQSYRYYSLQELEQQGAGPVSKLPFSMKVLLEAAIRQFDGRAITGEHVKQLAGWTNGREDKEVPFIPARIVLQDFTGVPVVVDLAAMRETVKQAGGDPKRINPLVPVDLVIDHSVMVDAFGTPDALQTNMDIEFERNEERYRFLRWAQTAFDNFRAVPPATGIVHQVNLEYLASVAATKTKDGVTEVYPDSLVGTDSHTTMINGLGVVGWGVGGIEAEAGMLGQPLYFVMPEVIGFRLTGRLAEGATATDLALTITQILRKKGVVGKFVEFFGSGLSNISLADRATVANMAPEYGATIGFFPVDSETLNYMRLTGRDEKQIELVEAYYKAQGMFRTDDTPDPVFTDVIELDLSTIVPSLAGPKRPQDRVELTNMKKEFNEIIRTPIDKGGYGLTDEKIAQKAEVHHKNGKKSELTTGAVVIAAITSCTNTSNPSVMLGAALVAKKAVERGLTKPEYVKSSLTPGSLVVTDYLRKAGLLPYLEKIGFYVAGYGCATCIGNSGPLPDEVSQAIADNDLTVAAVLSGNRNFEGRVHAQVKANYLASPPLVVAYALAGTVNIDLANDPIGFGKDNEPVYLKDIWPTNDEIQEAIRQSLSPDMFRAKYENVFTQNEQWNQIPVPQGELYEWDAKSTYIANPPFFTDLGSEPGDIADIKSANVLALLGDSVTTDHISPAGNIKADSPAGLYLTEHGVAKKDFNSYGSRRGNHEVMMRGTFANIRIRNQVAPGTEGGVTTYLPTGEVMSIYDASMKYQNEKKNLVVIAGKEYGTGSSRDWAAKGTFLLGVKAVIAESFERIHRSNLVGMGVLPLQFQNGQSWKTLGITGRETFDIAGLSNDVQPGQTLTVKATREDGSTFEFPVTVRLDSMVDVDYYRNSGILQTVLRQMLAAQ; encoded by the coding sequence ATTGATTTGTCTAACCTGCCTTACAAGGTGCAGTCCGAGCTGAAGGTAGCCGGACAATCGTACCGCTACTACAGCTTGCAAGAGCTGGAACAGCAAGGTGCGGGCCCAGTATCCAAACTTCCTTTTTCGATGAAGGTGCTGCTCGAAGCCGCGATCCGTCAATTCGACGGCCGCGCCATTACGGGCGAGCATGTCAAGCAACTCGCCGGCTGGACCAACGGCCGCGAGGATAAAGAAGTTCCGTTCATTCCGGCGCGGATCGTGCTTCAAGACTTTACCGGGGTTCCGGTCGTCGTCGACCTGGCCGCCATGCGCGAAACCGTGAAGCAAGCCGGCGGCGATCCGAAACGGATCAACCCGCTCGTTCCCGTCGACCTTGTCATCGACCACTCCGTCATGGTCGATGCGTTCGGCACGCCGGACGCGCTGCAAACGAACATGGACATCGAATTCGAGCGCAACGAAGAGCGCTACCGCTTTCTTCGCTGGGCGCAAACGGCGTTCGATAATTTCCGCGCCGTTCCCCCGGCTACCGGTATCGTTCACCAGGTCAACCTCGAGTATCTCGCTTCCGTCGCCGCGACCAAAACGAAAGACGGCGTAACCGAGGTTTACCCGGATTCCCTCGTCGGCACGGACTCCCATACGACGATGATCAACGGCCTTGGCGTCGTCGGCTGGGGCGTCGGCGGCATCGAAGCCGAAGCCGGCATGCTCGGCCAACCGCTTTATTTCGTAATGCCCGAAGTCATCGGCTTCCGCCTGACCGGCCGTCTGGCCGAAGGCGCGACCGCGACCGACCTGGCGCTTACGATTACGCAAATTTTGCGGAAAAAGGGCGTCGTCGGCAAGTTCGTCGAATTTTTCGGTTCCGGCCTTTCCAACATCAGCCTCGCCGACCGCGCGACGGTGGCCAACATGGCTCCGGAGTACGGCGCCACGATCGGCTTCTTCCCGGTCGACTCCGAGACGCTTAACTACATGCGTCTGACCGGCCGCGACGAGAAGCAAATCGAGCTCGTCGAAGCGTATTACAAGGCGCAGGGCATGTTCCGCACCGACGACACGCCGGATCCGGTGTTCACCGACGTCATCGAGCTGGACTTGTCCACGATCGTTCCGAGCCTCGCCGGTCCGAAGCGTCCGCAAGACCGCGTCGAGCTGACGAACATGAAGAAAGAATTCAACGAAATTATCCGCACGCCGATCGACAAGGGCGGCTACGGCCTCACCGACGAAAAGATCGCGCAAAAAGCGGAAGTCCATCATAAAAACGGCAAGAAAAGCGAGCTTACGACGGGCGCGGTCGTCATCGCCGCCATCACGAGCTGTACGAACACGTCCAACCCGAGCGTAATGCTTGGCGCGGCCCTGGTCGCGAAGAAAGCCGTCGAACGCGGCCTGACCAAGCCGGAATACGTCAAGAGCTCGCTGACTCCGGGTTCGCTCGTCGTTACCGATTACCTGCGCAAAGCCGGCCTGCTTCCGTACCTGGAGAAAATCGGCTTCTACGTCGCCGGCTACGGCTGCGCGACCTGCATCGGCAACTCCGGCCCGCTGCCGGACGAAGTCAGCCAGGCGATCGCCGACAACGATCTGACGGTAGCCGCGGTGCTGTCCGGCAACCGGAACTTCGAAGGCCGCGTGCACGCCCAGGTCAAAGCCAACTACCTGGCTTCGCCTCCGCTCGTCGTCGCCTACGCGCTGGCCGGCACGGTCAACATCGATCTGGCGAACGATCCGATCGGCTTCGGCAAAGACAACGAGCCGGTGTACCTGAAGGACATTTGGCCGACGAACGACGAAATCCAGGAAGCGATTCGCCAGTCGCTGTCCCCGGACATGTTCCGCGCCAAGTACGAAAACGTCTTTACGCAAAACGAACAATGGAACCAAATCCCGGTTCCGCAAGGCGAGCTTTACGAATGGGATGCGAAGTCGACCTATATCGCCAACCCGCCGTTCTTCACCGATCTCGGCTCCGAGCCGGGCGACATCGCGGACATCAAGAGCGCGAACGTGCTGGCGCTGCTCGGCGATTCGGTCACGACGGACCACATTTCGCCGGCGGGGAACATCAAGGCCGACAGCCCGGCAGGCCTGTACCTGACCGAGCACGGCGTCGCCAAGAAGGACTTCAACTCGTACGGCTCCCGCCGCGGCAACCACGAAGTGATGATGCGCGGCACGTTCGCCAACATCCGGATTCGCAACCAGGTCGCACCCGGCACCGAAGGCGGCGTGACGACGTACCTGCCGACCGGCGAAGTGATGTCGATCTATGACGCTTCGATGAAATACCAAAACGAGAAGAAAAACCTCGTCGTCATCGCCGGCAAAGAATACGGCACCGGCAGCTCCCGCGACTGGGCGGCCAAAGGCACGTTCCTGCTCGGCGTCAAGGCCGTCATCGCCGAAAGCTTCGAGCGGATTCACCGTTCGAACCTGGTCGGCATGGGCGTACTGCCGCTGCAGTTCCAAAACGGCCAAAGCTGGAAGACGCTCGGCATCACCGGCCGCGAAACGTTCGACATCGCCGGCCTGAGCAACGACGTGCAGCCGGGCCAAACGCTCACCGTCAAAGCTACCCGCGAAGACGGTTCGACGTTCGAATTCCCGGTTACCGTCCGCCTCGACTCGATGGTCGACGTCGACTACTACCGCAACAGCGGCATCCTGCAAACGGTGCTTCGCCAAATGCTGGCCGCGCAATAA
- a CDS encoding amidase domain-containing protein, which translates to MPDRQLGWKQALVDYVSVVNEAGLLGDAKAFRRVPDPYHRMRLVRRAEALEERAALVRFKPIRSEMKARLLRYEAKETEVAADLQLHTVRSYEQDRFPWLEERVEKERIRLIKSGTRWRVDGIEPIATEQHPLPMAHANRELVDEYGWPSRPVLPSIPLIKTDAEVPARSKVYAGPGTSGSWEDGYERSMPYRREEAVAYAERWWDRPNPAFENFDVNCTNYVSQCLFAGGAPMNYTGRRETGWWYKGRSGGQELWSFSWAVANSLQHYLSAPRAFGLRAEAVDSPRQLQLGDVICYDWDGNGGYQHNTIVTAFTPDGMPLVNANTVSSRRRYWDYRDSYAWTEQTRYRFFHLIDEF; encoded by the coding sequence GTGCCGGATCGGCAGCTCGGATGGAAACAGGCGTTAGTCGATTATGTGAGTGTCGTCAATGAAGCCGGTTTGCTCGGGGATGCCAAGGCATTTCGACGCGTGCCGGATCCCTACCACCGCATGCGCCTCGTTCGTCGGGCGGAGGCGCTGGAGGAGCGCGCCGCGCTTGTCCGGTTCAAGCCGATCCGCAGCGAAATGAAGGCGCGCCTGCTCCGTTACGAGGCGAAGGAAACGGAGGTCGCGGCCGACCTGCAGCTTCATACGGTCCGCTCGTACGAACAGGACCGTTTTCCCTGGCTGGAAGAGCGGGTGGAGAAGGAGCGAATTCGCCTGATCAAGTCGGGAACCCGCTGGCGGGTGGACGGGATCGAGCCGATCGCCACCGAGCAGCACCCGCTGCCGATGGCTCACGCGAACCGGGAGCTTGTCGACGAGTACGGCTGGCCCAGTCGCCCGGTGCTGCCTTCCATCCCGCTCATCAAGACGGATGCCGAAGTGCCCGCGCGTTCGAAGGTATACGCGGGGCCGGGCACGAGCGGGAGTTGGGAGGACGGGTACGAGCGAAGCATGCCTTACCGCAGGGAAGAGGCGGTCGCATATGCCGAGCGGTGGTGGGACCGGCCGAACCCCGCCTTCGAAAATTTCGACGTCAACTGCACCAATTACGTTTCCCAGTGTCTCTTTGCAGGGGGAGCGCCGATGAACTATACTGGTAGGAGAGAAACGGGCTGGTGGTACAAAGGGCGCTCCGGCGGGCAGGAGCTGTGGAGCTTCAGCTGGGCGGTCGCGAACAGTTTGCAGCATTATTTGTCGGCGCCAAGAGCGTTCGGGCTGCGGGCGGAGGCGGTCGACTCCCCGCGTCAGCTTCAACTGGGCGACGTCATTTGCTACGACTGGGACGGCAACGGAGGCTACCAGCACAACACGATCGTGACCGCGTTCACGCCGGACGGCATGCCGCTGGTGAACGCCAATACCGTCAGCAGCCGCCGCCGTTACTGGGATTACCGCGATTCCTACGCATGGACGGAGCAAACCCGGTACCGTTTTTTTCATTTAATCGACGAATTTTGA
- a CDS encoding D-alanine--D-alanine ligase produces the protein MNSKVRVGLVYGGRSGEHEVSLQTALAVLKAFDYGKYELIPFYITKTGQWRSGPKLEAPPAAIAELRFEPEPDAIDAPSDAMLPVVRGMSELAPADGEAQRPIDVMFPLLHGTFGEDGTIQGLFEMANLPYVGAGVLASAVGMDKAFMKTMFAQAGLPQVGYRFFTRFQWEKEREALLADIEASLKYPCFVKPANLGSSVGISKARNREELADAVSTALRYDRKVIVEEFVDAREIEVSVLGNDEPRASVPGEIVSSNDFYDYNAKYIDGKSAMVIPAEIDPDAAAAVREMAVKAFRAIDGSGLCRADFFMRRSDGRLFINEVNTMPGFTPFSMYPLLWQESGVSYRELLDTLIELAIERHGERQKLDYGG, from the coding sequence ATGAATTCCAAAGTTCGCGTCGGCCTCGTGTACGGCGGACGCTCTGGCGAGCACGAAGTTTCCCTGCAAACCGCTCTCGCGGTTTTGAAAGCATTCGACTACGGGAAATACGAACTGATTCCCTTTTATATAACGAAGACCGGCCAATGGCGGTCCGGACCGAAGCTGGAGGCGCCGCCGGCCGCGATCGCCGAGCTCCGGTTCGAACCCGAACCCGATGCGATCGACGCCCCGTCCGATGCCATGCTCCCCGTCGTGCGGGGCATGAGCGAGCTCGCGCCCGCCGACGGCGAAGCGCAGCGTCCGATCGACGTCATGTTTCCGCTGCTGCACGGAACGTTCGGCGAGGACGGCACCATTCAGGGCCTGTTCGAGATGGCCAACCTGCCTTATGTAGGGGCGGGAGTCCTGGCCTCGGCGGTCGGCATGGACAAGGCATTCATGAAAACGATGTTCGCCCAGGCGGGACTTCCCCAGGTCGGCTACCGGTTTTTCACCCGGTTCCAGTGGGAAAAGGAGCGCGAAGCGCTGCTGGCCGACATCGAGGCGTCCCTGAAATACCCTTGCTTCGTCAAGCCGGCGAACCTCGGCTCGAGCGTCGGCATCTCCAAGGCGCGAAACCGGGAAGAGCTGGCCGACGCCGTTTCCACGGCGCTCCGCTACGACCGCAAAGTAATCGTGGAGGAGTTCGTCGACGCCCGGGAGATCGAGGTCAGCGTGCTCGGCAATGACGAGCCGAGGGCGTCGGTGCCCGGGGAGATCGTCAGCTCGAACGATTTTTACGACTATAATGCCAAATATATCGACGGGAAATCCGCCATGGTCATTCCGGCCGAAATCGATCCGGACGCCGCCGCCGCCGTGCGGGAAATGGCGGTCAAAGCGTTCCGGGCGATCGACGGCTCCGGGCTCTGCCGCGCGGACTTTTTCATGCGGCGCAGCGACGGGCGGCTCTTCATCAACGAAGTCAACACGATGCCGGGCTTTACTCCGTTCAGCATGTACCCGCTGCTGTGGCAGGAATCCGGCGTTTCATACCGCGAGCTGCTGGACACGCTGATCGAGCTTGCGATCGAGCGCCACGGCGAGCGGCAAAAGCTCGACTACGGCGGTTAA